One Cynocephalus volans isolate mCynVol1 chromosome 7, mCynVol1.pri, whole genome shotgun sequence genomic region harbors:
- the ZNF503 gene encoding zinc finger protein 503, with protein sequence MSTAPSLSALRSSKHGGGGGGGADPAWTSALSGNSSVPGPGSSPAGSTKPFVHAVPPSDPLRQANRLPIKVLKMLTARTGHILHPEYLQPLPSTPVSPIELDAKKSPLALLAQTCSQIGKPDPSPSSKLSSVASNGGGAGGAGGGAGGDKDAKSGPLKLSDIGVEDKSSFKPYSKPGSDKKEPGGGGGGGGGGGGAGGGVSAEKSGFRVPSATCQPFTPRTGSPSSSASACSPGGMLPSAGGGPEGKDDKKDSDAGGGSGGSKGAGGTSAEGGPTGLAHGRISCGGGINVDVNQHPDGGPGGKSLGSDCGGSSSSGSGPSAPTSSSVLGSGLVAPVSPYKPGQTVFPLPPAGMTYPGSLAGAYAGYPPQFLPHGVALDPTKPGSLVGAQLAAAAAGSLGCSKPAGSSPLAGASPPSVMTASLCRDPYCLSYHCASHLAGAAAASASCAHDPAAAAAALKSGYPLVYPTHPLHGVHSSLTAAAAAGATPPSLAGHPLYPYGFMLPNDPLPHICNWVSANGPCDKRFATSEELLSHLRTHTAFPGTDKLLSGYPSSSSLASAAAAAMACHMHIPTSGAPGSPGTLALRSPHHALGLSSRYHPYSKSPLPTPGGPVPVPAATGPYYSPYALYGQRLTTASALGYQ encoded by the exons ATGAGCACAGCGCCCTCGCTTTCTGCCCTAAGAAGCAGTAagcacggcggcggcggcggcggcggtgcaGACCCTGCCTGGACCAGCGCGCTCTCGGGAAATAGCTCCGTCCCCGGCCCAGGCTCGTCCCCGGCCGGTAGCACCAAGCCTTTTGTGCACGCTGTGCCTCCCTCTGACCCCCTGCGCCAGGCCAATCGCCTGCCCATCAAGGTGCTGAAGATGCTGACGGCACGGACTGGCCACATTTTGCACCCCGAGTAcctgcagcccctgccctccaCGCCCGTCAGTCCCATCGAG CTCGATGCCAAGAAGAGCCCGCTGGCGCTGCTGGCGCAAACGTGTTCTCAGATCGGGAAGCCAGACCCTTCGCCCTCCTCCAAACTCTCCTCGGTCGCTTCCAACGGGGGTGGCGCGGGCGGTGCCGGCGGCGGCGCCGGGGGCGACAAGGACGCCAAGTCGGGCCCCCTCAAGCTGAGTGACATCGGCGTGGAGGACAAGTCGAGTTTCAAGCCGTACTCCAAACCCGGCTCGGATAAGAAGGAGCCGGGAGGCGGCggtggaggcggcggcggcggcgggggtgCCGGCGGGGGTGTTTCGGCGGAGAAGTCGGGATTCCGGGTACCGAGCGCCACCTGCCAGCCATTCACGCCCAGGACAGGCAGCCCGAGCTCCAGCGCCTCGGCCTGCTCGCCAGGAGGCATGCTGCCCTCGGCCGGGGGCGGCCCGGAGGGCAAGGACGACAAGAAAGACTCCGATGCGGGCGGAGGCAGCGGTGGCAGCAAGGGCGCCGGAGGCACCTCGGCCGAAGGGGGACCCACGGGGCTCGCACACGGCCGGATTAGCTGTGGCGGCGGTATTAATGTGGATGTGAACCAGCACCCGGATGGAGGTCCGGGGGGCAAGTCTCTAGGCTCGGACTGCGGCGGTTCATCCAGCTCCGGCTCCGGCCCCAGTGCGCCCACCTCCTCCTCGGTGCTGGGCTCTGGGTTGGTGGCGCCCGTGTCGCCCTACAAGCCGGGCCAGACAGTGTTCCCTTTGCCTCCTGCGGGCATGACCTACCCAGGCAGCCTGGCCGGGGCCTACGCCGGCTACCCTCCCCAGTTCCTGCCACACGGCGTGGCGCTCGACCCCACCAAGCCGGGCAGCCTGGTGGGGGCGCAGCTGGCGGCGGCCGCGGCCGGCTCTCTGGGCTGCAGTAAGCCGGCTGGCTCCAGCCCCTTGGCCGGGGCGTCGCCGCCGTCCGTGATGACAGCCAGTTTGTGCCGGGACCCGTACTGCCTCAGCTACCACTGCGCCAGTCACCTGGCAGGGGCGGCAGCCGCCAGTGCATCTTGCGCGCACGATCCGGCCGCTGCGGCCGCGGCGCTCAAGTCCGGATACCCGCTGGTGTACCCCACGCACCCGCTGCACGGCGTGCACTCATCGCTAACGGCCGCCGCCGCTGCGGGCGCCACGCCGCCCTCCCTGGCCGGCCACCCTCTCTACCCTTACGGCTTCATGCTCCCTAACGACCCGCTCCCCCACATCTGCAACTGGGTGTCGGCCAACGGGCCGTGCGACAAGCGCTTCGCCACGTCCGAAGAGCTGCTCAGTCACTTGCGGACCCATACGGCCTTCCCCGGGACAGACAAACTGCTGTCGGGCTACCCCAGCTCGTCGTCTCTGGCCAGCGCCGCCGCGGCCGCCATGGCTTGTCACATGCACATCCCCACGTCGGGCGCTCCGGGCAGCCCAGGGACGCTGGCGCTGCGCAGCCCCCACCACGCGCTGGGACTCAGCAGCCGCTACCACCCCTACTCCAAGAGCCCGCTCCCCACGCCAGGCGGCCCCGTGCCCGTGCCCGCCGCCACCGGACCCTACTACTCCCCTTACGCCCTCTACGGACAGAGACTGACCACCGCCTCGGCGCTGGGGTATCAGTGA